TTGAAATAAACTGCACTTAGTAGGGAAAAATTCAAGTGTAAACTATATAGATCAAACATCCGGCCTCAGAATGAAGCAAACGTAGATGTGGAGATCCCAGCAGCAAAGAGACATTAAAAAGTGAATAATGGATAACGCCCGGAGATGGAATTACTATTGATAAAGATGTCCTAACGACGTAGTCCTTTACAAATCCACAAAAAAATTGTTTTTGGATTTATTGACCAAGGTGGGCCGGAGTCTGGTGTCTGAGGGTAGGGTACTACAGTTGGTATCTCAATAATTTGGAGACCGGCCAAAGACAGGAAAATTAAATAATCAACCTTTAAAATTGGCCTGTCCACACTATTACTGATAACTAGATAAGCCCATCATTGTTGACTTTCAAATTTCAACGGGCAAACCCAACTTCAACGGGCAAAAGGAGTTCCCCGTGCCCGTAGTTATGTTCATTGGCTTAGCACAATTGTAGCTACCCAGTATCAAATCTGCCCTCATTTAAACTAAGATATTACTGGACTCGTGCAATCTGCGAGAATGCTCGGTACGGTTGAGAAGCCTTAATTAAAACTCCGAATTATATCTTACTTTAATAACCATAAGACATTTATTAGTTCGCATTGCTTAGCGAAATTTAAAATAAATTTTACACAACCAGTCAGAGTCAATGGTCGCTGGTGTGGACATTTCAGCAAAGTTTTCTTAGTGCATTTACCCAATTTTACCTACCCAATTTTACCTACCTAATTTTACCTACCCAATTTTACCAACTGCGTTTTCAGTGTCGACAAACTGTCGCTGGCGTTGACAATTCAAAGTAGTCTTAGTGGATCTCAAATTTAGTGCATTTACCCAATTTTACGTACCCAATTTTACCTACTGCATTTTCAGTGTGGACAAACGTACGTATGTAATATTAAATAACTAAAGCAATACAAGGTAAAAGATTTCATACAGGAATAAGATTTCATACAGGAATAAAAGAGTTATGTAGTATAGTTATTTTAATGCAGTCAAATAGTTAGGATACAATACATTGAGCAAGATACGGAATTCATCAATGACCATATCCGCGAGTGGTGGAGGTGAGCGTCACAGTGGTGAGGTAcagggtggtggaggtgatgcgcTGGTACAGGGTCTGAACGGACGACACCGGGACAGTCTCGATCTGGGAAAATTTATGTTAATAGTTGTGCTAAAAAGTTTTAAGCTGGGAAAACTAACTACTTTAACCAACTTGTCCGATTTATGCACTAGACAAAAATAACATCGGAAGTTTAGTACCTCGTGATGGATATCTATGTGGGTAATGCTGTGGAACAAGTCCTTTCTTTCCGTTTCAGTCACGAAAGATGTGAAGATTGATGTAACTGATCGGACTGGATTCACTCCGGCAGTGTGGCGGATAATTGAGACCTGATGGACAAAAGTTAATATGCACATAAAAGTTAATATTATATtaagtaaatataaatattcattaagtaaatataaatattcattaAGTAAATATAAAGTTTTTGCAAGGTCATGCATGTATATTAAAGCAGTATGGTAGTCAGATAATCGGGTAATATGTAAACGACAAGGATTAACACAAAGTAAAAAGCACATTACCGGTGTGTTTGTAATTGTAATGACCGAAGTCACCGTGTCTGGGCGCGTCGGATTAAAGCCCCAGTGAGTAGTTAGCTGGGTCGCCGTGACAGTGTACTGTGTCACTGTGCTTACCCACACATCAGAAGTTACAGGAACACGGACGGTTTGAGTTGTAGTAACCGTGTCCTGCACATGTAATGGAGTTTAAGTTAACAGTAATATTATTGGCAGTACCCGTGTCCTGCACATGTAATATTTCAGTTATTTCACATACACAAAACCCTACCAGCCAAGGGGAAAACCCAAGTACTGCTCACCGTTACTGTGACTGGAACAACGATCTGCGGGACGTACGGCGCGTGAGTGTCGTACCCCTGAGACGCAACCTGGGGAAGAAAATCACAAATATAATGTCCTTACACCAACTATAACCCAATCACTATCAGCAGTAAAAAATACGCAATAACATACCTGCCCCACGACGACCAAAATCAGAGCTAAAATTGCAGAAACCATCTTTGAGAATTCACACACCACCTGAAACTGAGGAGATTGTCAAAATAATTTGAACGTCACATATAGACAATTCATCAGCTCGAAATTTACAAGAACCTGCACACTCACCAAACAGCTGAAGGATGAGGGAGTGAATACCGCTCAGTCCTCCATGACCCCGCAGGAAGCCTCGCTTGGCGCTGCACTCGTTTCTTTTGTTCACGCTTCAGCCTCGATTCTCCGCACCTTCTCGTGAAACAAGGGCGAATGAGACACATTCATGACGTCACACTCTCCTTTTTTGGGATCGCGTTGTTTCTCGCCAAGACAAAGATGAGAGGTCAAAAGAACTTCGACGTTTGAGGTCACATTCATATATGTTTTGTATGTTCATAACTACATAGTGATTGGTGTGCTCAAACTGATATTTTCATCTGCCTTCTACATGTGATAACTGACGCGCGAGATAATCTTACAGGTTGCCAGCAGGCAGCCAGTAACTCAACTCAaggtctcctttctctctctctctctctctctctctctctctctctctctctctctctctctctctctctctctctctctctctctctctctctctctctcttcttttttaaacagggcttacagaagattgtgctaaagttgaaggttttaagcttcatctatctatatctctctctctctctctctctctctctctctctctctctctctctctctctctctctctctctctctctctctctctctctctctctctctctctctctctctctctctctctctctctctctgtgtgtgtatatatatatatatatatatatatatatatatatatatatatatatatatatatatatatatatatatatatatatatatatatatatatatatatatatatatatatatatatatatatatatatatatatatatatatatatatatatatatatataaatatgtcggagacatgtccccgaatagtcggcgacatgtcggcgacaaattcgccaacaaaattaaaatttcaacggtcaaaattcggcgacaattccccgaacaccgcgaattggacgccAAATTGTccgggacatgtcggcgacatttcgggaacaattcggcgtccatttagcATTCgcgcacattcggcgaacggccgcgaatttttcatgcaacatgaaactttcgtggcgatcgtgaccaactgtcaaaagtcgcgcagtggacgcagacatgtccccgaatggccaagaacaggtaagaaaaatgccgaacttgtccacgacacacgatgacttgcatattcgtgCACATTCGTGAAGCAAAATTCAGCAGTGTATTTTGGGCTTTAGTAAGCTTGTTTTCTGAGTTAATTAGTTGGTAGTAATCGGAGTTTGAACTATGTGTTTACGACCCGAGCTGCCAGCCGTACGAGGCAGCTGGAGGGGCAAGGAGCGGGGGTAGAAGAGGTGAGCACGGGGCAAGCGGAGGGAACGGGGCCACTTCTCATCCAGACCAGCTAGCAAGAAGTCTTATATCGGAGAGGGGTCGTCATATCTTAAATTACAAGGTGAAGTATTGGTCTTTGTGAATGTTTTATGTGAATGTTAAAGTGTGGTTACGGTTCCAATGTAAGTTATCGGTTATGTTTCAGATGCATGTTGTGGCTGTGCTCTTCGGGCTGACTCTGGCTCATTTCGCTTGTTCCCAAGGCGTAAGTACTGCTTGGAAACTTCTCTAGTCAATGATTCTTACCTTAAGCTATCGTTTTAGTTTTAATACTGTTCGTACCTTTAGCATTTCATACCTTTTTTTAGCTTTATTCTTACCTTAAGCAATCGCTATTATCTTAATAATATTCATACCCTTTTTTAGCTTTATTCTTACCTTAAGCAATCGCTATTATCTTAATAATATTCATACCTTTAGTAATTCATATCTTTTTTAGCTTTTAACTAGTAATCTTAAAGTTTTTAATGTTTTAATTTGTTCAAGGTTTTTTAATTTATTTCAGGGATACAACTTCGCTAACACGGGATCTATTCGTCAACCCTTTCAAGGTCAACGTCAACTTCAACCCTTCTTTGTTGCGAATTTTAACCAACCGGGCTTTGATGGGAATCTCCCAAACCAGCCGGGCAGTGATGGGTCTTTCCTAAATATTCCTAACGCCGCTCCAGGCCAGTTTGCTCAAACTGGTGATGGTCCTTTCGTTGGTGGCTTCCCTAACTTCGCTCCAGGCCAGTTTGCTCAAACTGGTGATGGTCCCTTCGTTGGTGGCCAGTTGGTTGAGGGATTTCCCGGTTTAGTTTCCTCTAGACCTCAAAGTGCTGGTATGTTGCCACTACAGCTGGTTCCATCCTTCGTGGATAGTCAAACACCTGTCGCTGGTGGATCCCTCACCGGTCAGGTCTTCAATGCCCAAGCCGGCTTCCAGGGTGCTGGTTTTGATGCCCAGTTCGCCAGGAGTGTTATCACTAAGCCAATCACCCCCACTGTCACTCAGACTTCTACCATCGACAGTTTCCAAACTTTAACAGATTTGGTCTTGCACAGCGTGCCAGTCACCCAGACTCACTTCACTTTACTCACCACTACACAACTAACCCGCGTCGTGAGTATTTTATAGTTGTTTATGGATATAATTTTTAATATGGATATAATTTAACATAACTaagttttctcaattttttaaCTTGTTTCTTAGGTCTATGCATTGTTTTTCGTTTCTTTCGGTTTCTCTTAAATTTATAGGCATTTTCCAGGGAATTTTACATGGTTTCACTTTCCCAGGTTGTTCCCACCCCTGTGAATGACTGGATGGATCTCGAGACTACTGTGATTGCTAGCCCAACGTTCGTTACGATAACTGAAACTTACTCACACTTCCGTGTAGTTGTCCGGACGTCGATCAATTACGTCACGCTTACCCACACTTCTTACGCTATTACGCATGTCCCCTACACTATCACTGCTACCCAAACGTAAGTGTTTTTGCGCATGTATTTTTCAACTGTCTTACTCCATTACTGAACGTGTAGCTCGAACCAGCACATTATTGAAATTTTTAATGTTTACTTTATATATTCGGCATTTTAACTAGTGTCTTGGCTGAGCCCTTATCCTTTCCAGTGTTCGCGTGACCTCCCCAATGGTGAAAACGGTCATCCAAACTTCTGTCCACGGTGTTACGGACTATCGCACTGTCGCCCACACTGTCTACGTCCACGGAGGATACGCTTAATATAATCTTTTGTTCTAAGAGAATGAGTAATTTAAATAAATCATGATTTATCACTGAATTTTTTTCCCGTTTACACCCCAGCTTGATGTTAAACAAACCATATTTAATTCAATATACACATACATTCCAATCTAAGCCAGTGTTTTCGAGTTAGAATTTACTCTTATCACAATGCGTTACAATTAAAGTGATCGGAGACTTGGTTACATTATAATTACTGGTTTACCACGTTAGAAGAATGGTTAACCACGTTACTTGTACCATTACACAttctagtttttctttatttatgtttcaAATAATGCCGGTATTCTAGCTTTTATCCACTGACTGATCCGCAGAGGATGCACGTTCCTACGTAGTTTATTATATAGTACTCTCGATGTAACTGGTATTCATGCTGCCAGATATATTAAACGGATGGTGCATTTCCATGCAGATTGTTGTTGAGGATGGAGCATTTTCCATGAAATTCCAGCTGTGGTAAGTGTCCTCCATCTAGGCAATCATGGGTCATACGCATTCATTCCATATAAGCTGTCCTCCCAGCTCCTGTTATTCAGATTATTTGTTGGACATCGTGACTTCATTGATTAGTCACGTGCCTGAACCCTTAGTAGCTCGGCCTTTTGATACGTTAGCTCACCCGTGCACGCGAAGTATTCGTAAAAGCCAACTGAGCACTAGTTACTCCTCAAGTGATACTCAAATGTATGAGTAAGCTAGAAATTTAATGTACAATGGATATGGTCACTACTGAATTGGATTGGTGCAGTAAACACTTTGTCCATTCGTCAATATCGCAAATGACTTTGCGTGATTGTCCAGGGTCTACATCTCCCAGCAAAAATGACTGGTTAAGTTGTACGATTCTTAATTTGATAAACCTTTATCGGGAACACCGTTGTCTGTGGAACGTGAAAATGGTCATGTCAAAAGAGAACAAAAGCAGCAGCATACCAGACAATCTCAGAGGATATACAAAACGTAGGTGTCGGTGGGATTAAACAGGAAATACATTCTGCAGCCAACATAGACGGGAAATTAGAAAAAGCCACTAAAGTAAGGGTTAAAATGGAGACATTAACATTCCAGCGTTATGGTGTTTTTATGAACTGTCTATATAGTATGGTGACAGTGCGGTGATCAGTATCAAACATAGATCGGAGCTGCTGCAAGCTGGAGTGGACGACTGAGCCAGACACTGCCGTATGGACGAGAATACAAAGTGCACGCGGACTTGCCCGGTGAAAGGCAGGGCAGGGCCCGCCGGGTAAAACCAGCAAGTGGAAAGAGTCGCTCTGTACACGCTTACGACTTGGGTACAAGTATTACTAGGAGATTGGGGTTGCCTGCACAGACCAAGACACTAACTAAGTTGTGTGAAGAGCCTcgctgccacaccttgaaccatACATGATGGAATGTCCCTCGCTCTGGCAGTACAGAAACTCCAACATACACTGTGTCAGTAGTCAGATAATTTGGATGTTCCAACACGGGAATATAAATGAAATGatgaacaaatgtaaaaaaacaaaagatatCAAAAACATGTGAGAAATAACACTTACGGGAAATATATttaagtaaaatatatatagtatatatagtaACAGTAACATTAAGGATGTAGCAACTTATACTTTTGTACATTGCCACTCTTGATTATCAATTAGGATTAGGTTAAGGCTGCACACGTGTCAATAACCTTTTGAGAAAATTGTATGCTGTATAtagtagatacagacagacacagacagacatacacagagacacagacagacagacagacagacacagagacaaagacagacagatactcaataattctctctctctctctctctctctctctctctctctctctctctctctctctctctctctctctctctctctctctctctctctctctctctctctctctctctctctctctcatttaccggGTAAAGTCCGAGGGCGCACACGTATTTTCGTTCAAACGGCAGTCTTATAGCCCGGGCCTGTCAAACCCGCGGTTTTCTTCGGTAAGGCCGTTTGCTGCACAACTATGCGTAACAGGAAGGAGCTGAAGAATCTAGCTCTGTGTTGGATATTGTTACTAtgtgcgtgaaaaaaaaaatggaacgaaATTATATAAAGGTGTCCGATTGTCTGGCAGCGACGTACTACCGGGCAGTGCATGTTGAAATTAGATCTCCACCAAGGGCATTTTTCCGTTTTGTTCGCGGGGACAAGCTGTGAGCCCGTCAACATGAAAACTGTCCGCCTGTGGCCGCTGACATTGTGGGATCACGTGCTCGGGCCTCAGCCGCGTGTGCTTTACCTGGTGCCATTATTCACTTAGGGATTGGCTTGCTGTGCTTAATTCAGACTGTCCTAATCACTTTACTACCGATTTTTTTCCCTACTGGACAAGCTAAAAGGACTGCCGGAGTTTCCAAGCTTCCCTATGTCCACAGCGGACTTGCCAGCTTTCCAGAGTAGGTGAACAACGTTAAGTCATACCCTCATTCTCTGATTTCGATCGAGCGTGCATAGCATTAGGGTTAAGCGTAAAACAAAGTGGAGTCCAGTCAAACATTGATACATGGTTCTCTAATTAGGATTGTGTTGGACAACAGGATTGTGTTGGACAACAGGATTGTGTTGGACAACAGGATTGTGTTGGACAACAGGATTGTGTTGGACAACAGGATTGTGTTGGACAACAGGATTGTGTTGGACAACAGGATTGTGTTGGACAACAGGATTGTGTTGGACAACAGGATTGTGTTGGACAACAGGATTGTGTTGGACAACAGGATTGTGTTGGTAAACATCTGTGAATCGTCTGGAGCGGAGGAAAATTTATGCCACCACGATGGCTCAAATACATTAACTCTGCTTCGGGTTATCCTTGCTTCGGGCAAGCCTTAGTGGTGAAGGGAGAGCGCGAGATTAACTCCGCTTCGGGCTATCCTTGCAGGTGGAGGTAGAGCGCGAGGGTCAGTCTAACAGACAAATATTTGTGTATCCCACTTCAGTGGTGATTTGCTCCGAGGGGCATAAAAGAAGTAGCATTAAGATAGTATTTATTGGGCTTTTAATATAAAGCAGCCTAGGCTTAATTTAGTATTTATTGGGTTTTTAATTTAAAGCAGCCTAGGCTTAATTTAGTAGTGTGcgttaaaaaaaaatttacaggATAGCGTTCTCGTGGGTACAGCTTACCAAACGAGACAGCATATACACATCAGTACAGCCGGACAAACCGTTTATGCTCTGCGAGCTATTACGTAACTGGGGTTCATAGTTTACCTAATGGAGTTCATGGGGTTAATCTGTAATCTAATGGAGTTTTTGTCCACTATACTTTCTTCGTAGAGCACTCCAGACCTACATACTTACAAATTACTGGGAAACTTGGGAAACTAGAAAACTACGCAGTTTTTTAATAATATAATTGCTTCTTAATTCATTACATTAATATGAATATTTCACCCCATCTTCAATGATATCCTCTTGTGGTAGAAGTGACAATCACAGTTCTGATACTGAGTGTAGTGGTTGTGATACGCTGTACTAGCGTTTGGACCGATGACACTGGAACAGTTTCTATCTGAAATTGAAGAAATTCACGTATTAAGATATCTGAAATTGGAAGAAATTCACGTATATAATATGAAGCATAAAGAGTAGTCTGAAGATAATTGGGCTATCGTACCTCGTGATGAAGAGCAACATGCGTGACCGTGTGGTATAGATCCTTCCTTGCAGTTTCAGTTGAGAAAATAGTGTGAACGGAGACAACCGTCCGTGTGGGGTTTACGTAACTTGTTTGACTGACCATGGACACCTGTAGAGTGGGTATAAAAGTCAATCAATAACAGTTCATATGAATGAATACTGAAAATAGCTACCTCCATCACGACATACACTCAATGGTAGCAATAAAACTTAATTGCAGAATACAGTGAACATTCGTAGTTACCGGCGTGGTAGTGACAGTCATCAGCGTTGTTCTAGTAACACTGTCAACGGGGACCCAGGAGTACTCAGTCACCAGTTGAGTGGCATAGACTGGTGAAGTGACAATTTCACTAACCCAGACATCAGAAGTTACTGGAACTCGAATAGTTTGAGTCCCCGTAATAGTTTCCTGCAATATAATATTACTTAGTTCTCTTAATATAGTTTTCTCAAACATTAAAAACAGTCCCAGTAACCATGAGACTCTTAGTAATTGACACTAGTACACCCATTAATTTAGGCGATAGCAGTAATTCAAACATTAAAATAAATTTTTTGACGTAAGTCTCAGAATTAAGTAACTCACCGTAACAGTGACAGGAACAACCTGAGCTTGCACGTATGGGACATGAGTGTCATACCCCTGGCTTGCAGCCTGAAATACAAGAACCACGTTCAATATTAGCCATTAAATTAAATGATGTACAAGGGAGATTCACGTAACTACTAGAGATTACATGATACACCTACCTGGGTCACGAAGGCAAGAAGCACTGCTGCAAATACATTAACCATCTCGGCGGTCTATACTCCTCCTGGAATGAAAGATTGATTACAGAAACAACCAAAGCCACGCACAACCACATGTACACAACTATGGCACTAGAAACCCCACCTTCTCTGTTGAAGCTCTCGGTAGACACTGCGGGGATCGGTTGAGGGATCCAACAGATAGCCTCGCAGGACGAGCGGCGCGTTCGATTTTAGTGTTTGGCCTAGACTTGGATCtcctcagacaaaaaaaaaaaaaaaaataacgctggATCTATGGAGTAAAATTTTGTCAAGTAGACGTGTGCTACAAACAGGAATATAGATTTGATCATCAACACGTAAATGCTACAAATTGTGTACATTGAAGGATGACCACTTTAAGCAAATTTTATAAACACGACTCTACTGTGACTTATATGTAATTAGTagcttttatttttgtcttgcaCCTCGAATATATGAAGGTCtctcacctcttcctatcttgaaATTAAATATTCCAATAAAAGGTCCAACCGTTTTCTTGAAAGTGGGACGAACTTTATCTAGTTGCCAATGCTAATCACCGCTGCCCTGTGTTCCATTAACAGTAACACCTCCACCCTCACTGTCTCTTtcactaacaaaaaaataataataatttacgaTCGTAAGGAATCATTTGCAATAATATTTCCATCTTTGCATTTTAGACAACTATATACATCATCCTGACCAAGcgatttgttaaaaaaaaaactgattgagTCATTAACTTAAATATTTAAGCTTCATTGGTTCGGCAGCCCTTCATTCACGTCCGCATCCCCTTCTTGACATCATAGCTCATTCAAGGACATATCGTCGGTCATGCGGTTGGATGAAATATAAAACATGGATCGAATTATAAAATCAGTAAAAGTTTATGGTATGTTGAAATTCAGATTACACCAATGTTAGATTCTGCTATTTTAAAATTACTGAAGTACACGTTATTGGGCTACAAAACAGTTGCCACTGGATTCAGAACTTCAGCTTATTTATATCTGCCATCCAGTTTTGATGTTCCAATAGCAGAACTCGAGTGAAAATGTGACATGAAATGGCACCAAAGAGGTTTTTGGGCCAAGCGATCATGTTGCAGAGCTGAACACACTGATCCGCACCAAACCATAAATCCCTTCAGCCACTGGTCCACGGTTAGGGTGTCACGGGTTGCATTTGTTTACccgtctttttttcatcattatttaagATGAGGTCGCTCTTGTTTATGAACCTCCTCCACTGTGCTCTGGTTTGTACTATTTTTTCACCAATTCCGGTGTCAACGTTAGTAAACTACAACCTTTAGTTTCCTGATTAGTGTAGTAATGGTAGGTAGTCGTGTACCTCTACTGATGACTAGACAGTTGTCATTTCATATAACTCATCTCGACGTCGCACAGTTCCAAAGCAATGGTGTGGCTTTGTGTTAGTGTAGTCCCATTCGTGGCAGCGAGGCAGATTGGTTTACAGCTAAGCAAGTAACCCAACGGTAATCCTGTGTGGAGGCAATTCAGGGACAAAAAAGAAGGCTCGTTTAGCGTTGCTCACGCAGAGTTAATTAGCAGTCAAAAGGGTGTCAGATTCGATTAAAGGGGTATCCTGATACTACTTTTCATGAACATTCAAGTCGTAAGAATttagaaatacagacgaaggaagatgatTTTCCAGagtttaaaaggaaaagaaaaaaaactcgtgCTGCTTAACTATTCTAGAATTTGGACATCGATTATTAAGTCATACATTAGGGACGCGGGAGTAATATAACTGTTGTTAGCAACTTCAATAGAGCAGTAAGCATGTCTAATATTCGTTCCAACGGAAGTTGAGAAGAGTGAGCGTTAAGGTGAGGAAAGTGGAGGCAAAAATCCTTTTAATCTAGAAATGGCAGTTTGTGAACAAGCTCAGTCATACTTAAATGTAAGAAAGTTGAGGGCATAAGTTTAGAGATCTCAGTCGCAACAGACCTCGA
The nucleotide sequence above comes from Eriocheir sinensis breed Jianghai 21 chromosome 56, ASM2467909v1, whole genome shotgun sequence. Encoded proteins:
- the LOC126984274 gene encoding uncharacterized protein LOC126984274 isoform X3, whose amino-acid sequence is MASEILALILVVVGQVASQGYDTHAPYVPQIVVPVTVTDTVTTTQTVRVPVTSDVWVSTVTQYTVTATQLTTHWGFNPTRPDTVTSVITITNTPVSIIRHTAGVNPVRSVTSIFTSFVTETERKDLFHSITHIDIHHEIETVPVSSVQTLYQRITSTTLYLTTVTLTSTTRGYGH
- the LOC126984269 gene encoding uncharacterized protein LOC126984269 isoform X1 → MHVVAVLFGLTLAHFACSQGGYNFANTGSIRQPFQGQRQLQPFFVANFNQPGFDGNLPNQPGSDGSFLNIPNAAPGQFAQTGDGPFVGGFPNFAPGQFAQTGDGPFVGGQLVEGFPGLVSSRPQSAGMLPLQLVPSFVDSQTPVAGGSLTGQVFNAQAGFQGAGFDAQFARSVITKPITPTVTQTSTIDSFQTLTDLVLHSVPVTQTHFTLLTTTQLTRVVVPTPVNDLMDLETTVIASPMFVTITETYSHFRVVVRTSINYVTLTHTSYAITHVPYTITATQTVRVTSPMVKTVIQTSVHGVTDYRTVAHTVYVHGGYA
- the LOC126984274 gene encoding uncharacterized protein LOC126984274 isoform X2, which encodes MVSAILALILVVVGQVASQGYDTHAPYVPQIVVPVTVTDTVTTTQTVRVPVTSDVWVSTVTQYTVTATQLTTHWGFNPTRPDTVTSVITITNTPVSIIRHTAGVNPVRSVTSIFTSFVTETERKDLFHSITHIDIHHEIETVPVSSVQTLYQRITSTTLYLTTVTLTSTTRGYGH
- the LOC126984276 gene encoding uncharacterized protein LOC126984276 codes for the protein MVNVFAAVLLAFVTQAASQGYDTHVPYVQAQVVPVTVTETITGTQTIRVPVTSDVWVSEIVTSPVYATQLVTEYSWVPVDSVTRTTLMTVTTTPVSMVSQTSYVNPTRTVVSVHTIFSTETARKDLYHTVTHVALHHEIETVPVSSVQTLVQRITTTTLSIRTVIVTSTTRGYH